The proteins below are encoded in one region of Puntigrus tetrazona isolate hp1 chromosome 5, ASM1883169v1, whole genome shotgun sequence:
- the pde9ab gene encoding high affinity cGMP-specific 3',5'-cyclic phosphodiesterase 9A isoform X2 → MGSSSSSYAPKTIYLDVDGKVQRVIFSRHCSPCDIKELLCSSSNIARNTAILLIDSEGAMISIDPTMPANTPNNLYKVMPHSTNQGGEKEDMFQNVLSQVAEQFSRAFRINELKTEVTNRLAMLEKRVELEGLKVVEIEKCKNDLKKLRDEMTSRGGVRVNCNCKYNFTDDGKKLSPRRDVPSYPKYTLSQETIEALKKPTFDVWHWEHNEMLSCLEYMYHDLGLVKEFNINPITLKRWLLAIQENYRDNPFHNFRHCFCVSQMMYGMIHLCNLQERLTMTDMCILMTAAVCHDLDHPGYNNTYQINARTELAVRYNDISPLENHHCAVAFQILSMPECNIFANVEPDSFKQIRQAIITLILATDMARHGEILDSFKQKVDNFDFTNEEHVKCLKMVLIKCCDISNEVRPTEVAEPWVDCLLEEYFMQSDREKSEGLPVAPFMDRDKVTKPTAQIGFIKFVLIPMFETVMKLFPQIEEIMVQPLRDSRDHYEELKQIDDAMSEAQKKKTESMSLGGKKK, encoded by the exons ATGGGGTCAAGTTCATCATCTTATGCCCCTAAAACTATTTATCTGGATGTGGATGGAAAAGTGCAAAGG GTGATTTTCAGTCGACACTGTAGCCCGTGTGATATTAAGGAACTTCTTTGTTCATCATCCAACATTGCCAG AAACACGGCTATACTTCTGATTGACTCCGAAGGAGCAATGATATCTATTGACCCCACCATGCCTGCAAACACCCCAAA CAACTTATACAAAGTTATGCCTCATTCTACAAACCAAGGAGGAG AGAAGGAAGACATGTTCCAGAACGTCCTGTCGCAAGTGGCGGAGCAGTTCAGCAG GGCTTTCAGGATCAATGAGCTGAAGACTGAAGTGACCAACAGACTGGCCATGCTGGAGAAGAGAGTGGAGC TGGAAGGACTTAAAGTGGTGGAAATTGAAAAGTGCAAAAACGATCTGAAGAAATTAAGGGATGAAATGACCTCTAGAGGAGGAGTGAG AGTGAACTGCAATTGCAAATACAATTTTACTGATGACGGGAAGAAACTGTCTCCAAGGCGAGATGTTCCAAGCTACCCAAAG tACACACTTTCTCAGGAAACCATAGAGGCTCTGAAAAAGCCTACCTTTGATGTATGGCATTGGGAACATAATGAG ATGCTTAGCTGTCTGGAGTATATGTATCATGACCTTGGCCTGGTTAAGGAGTTCAACATTAACCCCATAACTCTCAAAAGATGGCTG CTTGCGATTCAAGAAAACTACCGCGACAACCCTTTCCACAACTTCCGCCACTGCTTTTGCGTGAGCCAGATGATGTATGGAATGATCCATCTGTGTAACCTTCAG GAGAGGCTGACTATGACAGACATGTGTATTTTGATGACTGCAGCCGTCTGTCATGACTTGGACCACCCGGGATACAACAACAC GTATCAGATTAATGCTCGCACTGAGCTGGCCGTGCGGTATAATGACATCTCTCCACTGGAGAACCATCACTGCGCTGTGGCCTTCCAGATCCTCTCTATGCCCGAGTGCAACATATTCGCCAACGTGGAGCCTGACTCCTTCAAACAGATACGACAG GCGATCATTACTCTTATCCTGGCAACGGATATGGCCAGGCATGGAGAGATACTGGACTCCTTCAAACAGAAAGTGGACAACTTTGACTTTACCAATGAGGAGCATGTTAAATGC CTGAAGATGGTGTTGATCAAGTGTTGTGACATCTCCAACGAGGTCAGACCTACGGAGGTGGCGGAGCCGTGGGTGGACTGTCTCCTGGAGGAGTACTTCATGCAG AGTGACCGGGAAAAGTCAGAAGGTCTCCCTGTGGCTCCATTTATGGACCGTGATAAAGTCACCAAACCAACGGCACAAATCGGCTTCATTAAATTCGTCCTCATCCCAATGTTTGAGACCGTCATGAAG CTCTTTCCACAGATCGAGGAGATCATGGTTCAGCCTTTGAGGGACTCCCGTGATCACTATGAAGAGCTCAAGCAGATAGATGACGCCATGTCCGAG GcgcagaagaagaaaacagagaGTATGTCTTTAGGTGGAAAGAAGAAATAG
- the pde9ab gene encoding high affinity cGMP-specific 3',5'-cyclic phosphodiesterase 9A isoform X1 → MGSSSSSYAPKTIYLDVDGKVQRVIFSRHCSPCDIKELLCSSSNIARNTAILLIDSEGAMISIDPTMPANTPNNLYKVMPHSTNQGGEKEDMFQNVLSQVAEQFSRAFRINELKTEVTNRLAMLEKRVELEGLKVVEIEKCKNDLKKLRDEMTSRGGVRVNCNCKYNFTDDGKKLSPRRDVPSYPKYTLSQETIEALKKPTFDVWHWEHNEMLSCLEYMYHDLGLVKEFNINPITLKRWLLAIQENYRDNPFHNFRHCFCVSQMMYGMIHLCNLQERLTMTDMCILMTAAVCHDLDHPGYNNTYQINARTELAVRYNDISPLENHHCAVAFQILSMPECNIFANVEPDSFKQIRQAIITLILATDMARHGEILDSFKQKVDNFDFTNEEHVKCLKMVLIKCCDISNEVRPTEVAEPWVDCLLEEYFMQFGSDREKSEGLPVAPFMDRDKVTKPTAQIGFIKFVLIPMFETVMKLFPQIEEIMVQPLRDSRDHYEELKQIDDAMSEAQKKKTESMSLGGKKK, encoded by the exons ATGGGGTCAAGTTCATCATCTTATGCCCCTAAAACTATTTATCTGGATGTGGATGGAAAAGTGCAAAGG GTGATTTTCAGTCGACACTGTAGCCCGTGTGATATTAAGGAACTTCTTTGTTCATCATCCAACATTGCCAG AAACACGGCTATACTTCTGATTGACTCCGAAGGAGCAATGATATCTATTGACCCCACCATGCCTGCAAACACCCCAAA CAACTTATACAAAGTTATGCCTCATTCTACAAACCAAGGAGGAG AGAAGGAAGACATGTTCCAGAACGTCCTGTCGCAAGTGGCGGAGCAGTTCAGCAG GGCTTTCAGGATCAATGAGCTGAAGACTGAAGTGACCAACAGACTGGCCATGCTGGAGAAGAGAGTGGAGC TGGAAGGACTTAAAGTGGTGGAAATTGAAAAGTGCAAAAACGATCTGAAGAAATTAAGGGATGAAATGACCTCTAGAGGAGGAGTGAG AGTGAACTGCAATTGCAAATACAATTTTACTGATGACGGGAAGAAACTGTCTCCAAGGCGAGATGTTCCAAGCTACCCAAAG tACACACTTTCTCAGGAAACCATAGAGGCTCTGAAAAAGCCTACCTTTGATGTATGGCATTGGGAACATAATGAG ATGCTTAGCTGTCTGGAGTATATGTATCATGACCTTGGCCTGGTTAAGGAGTTCAACATTAACCCCATAACTCTCAAAAGATGGCTG CTTGCGATTCAAGAAAACTACCGCGACAACCCTTTCCACAACTTCCGCCACTGCTTTTGCGTGAGCCAGATGATGTATGGAATGATCCATCTGTGTAACCTTCAG GAGAGGCTGACTATGACAGACATGTGTATTTTGATGACTGCAGCCGTCTGTCATGACTTGGACCACCCGGGATACAACAACAC GTATCAGATTAATGCTCGCACTGAGCTGGCCGTGCGGTATAATGACATCTCTCCACTGGAGAACCATCACTGCGCTGTGGCCTTCCAGATCCTCTCTATGCCCGAGTGCAACATATTCGCCAACGTGGAGCCTGACTCCTTCAAACAGATACGACAG GCGATCATTACTCTTATCCTGGCAACGGATATGGCCAGGCATGGAGAGATACTGGACTCCTTCAAACAGAAAGTGGACAACTTTGACTTTACCAATGAGGAGCATGTTAAATGC CTGAAGATGGTGTTGATCAAGTGTTGTGACATCTCCAACGAGGTCAGACCTACGGAGGTGGCGGAGCCGTGGGTGGACTGTCTCCTGGAGGAGTACTTCATGCAG tttggg AGTGACCGGGAAAAGTCAGAAGGTCTCCCTGTGGCTCCATTTATGGACCGTGATAAAGTCACCAAACCAACGGCACAAATCGGCTTCATTAAATTCGTCCTCATCCCAATGTTTGAGACCGTCATGAAG CTCTTTCCACAGATCGAGGAGATCATGGTTCAGCCTTTGAGGGACTCCCGTGATCACTATGAAGAGCTCAAGCAGATAGATGACGCCATGTCCGAG GcgcagaagaagaaaacagagaGTATGTCTTTAGGTGGAAAGAAGAAATAG
- the slc37a2 gene encoding glucose-6-phosphate exchanger SLC37A2, with the protein MRSLAPGVKLITSFSRDSWYRFFILLLTFVFYTTYHLSRKPISIVKSQLHRNCSNVIHPADLNITDNDTWCDWVPFDQNNYQSLFGVLDNCFLVAYAIGMFFSGIFGERLPLRYYLSSGMILSGIFTALFGLGFYWQIHSLWYYCLVQALNGLVQTTGWPAVVACVGNWFGKGKRGFIMGIWNSHTSVGNILGSLIAGVYVSSAWGLSFIVPGIIIAVAGVICFLFLVEKPEDVNCTPPQHHESAEQEPLLRNSSSNEEIFSTNTSTAVETVEDHTEAISFCGALRIPGVVEFSLCLLFAKLVSYTFLYWLPLYIANVAHFDPKEAGDLSTLFDVGGIVGGIVAGLISDYSGGRATTCCAMLIIAAPMLFLYNKIGQNGLPTTIGMLLWCGALVNGPYALITTAVSADLGTHECLRGNSRALSTVTAIIDGTGSIGAAVGPLLAGLISPTGWNNVFYMLIAADVLACLLLSRLVYKEVRGWCGYTTRMRGFKEI; encoded by the exons ATGAGATCTCTGGCCCCGGGAGTCAAACTCATCACCTCTTTCTCCAGAGACAGCTG GTACCGgttcttcatcctcctcctgaCGTTCGTCTTCTACACCACCTACCACCTCTCTCGGAAGCCTATCAGTATTGTCAAG AGTCAGCTGCACAGAAACTGCTCTAACGTTATTCATCCGGCAGACCTCAACATCACTGACAATGACACCTGGTGTGATTGGGTTCCTTTTG accagAACAATTACCAGAGCCTGTTTGGAGTCTTGGATAACTGTTTCCTTGTTGCGTATGCTATCGGCATGTTCTTCAG TGGGATTTTTGGAGAGCGTTTGCCCTTGCGGTACTACCTGAGCTCAGGGATGATTCTCAGCGGCATTTTCACTGCTCTCTTCGGCCTGGGCTTTTACTGGCAAATCCACTCTTTGTGGTATTACTGCTTAGTTCAG GCCTTAAATGGGCTGGTGCAGACTACAGGCTGGCCGGCCGTGGTGGCTTGTGTTGGGAACTGGTTTGGGAAGGGAAA GCGTGGGTTCATCATGGGTATCTGGAATTCTCACACCTCAGTAGGAAACATTCTGGGCTCCCTCATTGCTGGGGTCTATGTGTCATCTGCATGGGGCCTGTCGTTCATTGTGCCTGGTATCATCATCGCTGTTGCTGGAGTCATCTGCTTTTTGTTCCTGGTCGAAA aaccTGAAGATGTGAACTGTACTCCTCCACAACACCAT GAGAGTGCGGAGCAGGAGCCTCTGCTGAGGAACTCTTCCAGTAATGAGGAGATCTTCAGCACTAACACCTCCACAGCCGTGGAGACGGTGGAGGATCACACAGAAGCCATCAGCTTCTGCGGAGCGCTCAGGATTCCT GGTGTGGTGGAGTTCTCCTTATGTTTGCTTTTCGCCAAGCTGGTCAGCTACACCTTCCTCTACTGGCTTCCTTTATACATCGCTAATGTTG CTCATTTTGATCCTAAAGAAGCCGGGGACCTCTCTACGCTTTTTGATGTCGGAGGAATTGTGG GTGGCATCGTGGCTGGATTAATATCTGACTACAGCGGAGGCAGAGCCACGACCTGCTGCGCCATGTTGATAATTGCTGCTCCAATG CTGTTCCTGTACAACAAGATCGGGCAGAACGGCTTACCAACCACCATTG GCATGTTGCTGTGGTGCGGCGCTCTCGTGAATGGACCCTACGCCCTCATCACCACTGCCGTGTCAGCTGACCTA GGAACCCACGAGTGTCTGAGAGGGAACTCCAGAGCACTGTCCACTGTGACCGCCATTATTGACGGCACTGGATCAATAG GTGCCGCTGTTGGGCCTCTGTTGGCTGGCCTGATCTCTCCCACTGGATGgaataatgttttctatatgCTCATTGCTGCTGACGTGCTGGCCTGTCTG CTGTTGTCCAGGCTGGTGTATAAGGAGGTCAGAGGATGGTGCGGATACACTACAAGGATGAGAGG GTTCAAAGAGATCTGA